A single region of the Triticum dicoccoides isolate Atlit2015 ecotype Zavitan chromosome 2B, WEW_v2.0, whole genome shotgun sequence genome encodes:
- the LOC119368872 gene encoding probable indole-3-pyruvate monooxygenase YUCCA10 has product MSSKVHRANTQTLDYHRTYPTTLSSLLFEMEGVTVLIVGAGPAGLATAACLSQFSIPYAIVERESCSASLWRNRAYDRVKLHLAKEFCELPHMSYPVDAPTYIPKTLFVKYLDHYVERFNIQPKYLTSVESSTYDNDEKCWSIVAKDMSKCTTVKFMAKFLVVASGENSAENIPMFPGLENFPGDVIHSSSYKSGKSYSGKNVLVIGSGNSGMEIAYDLATHGANTSIVIRSPIHVMTKELIRLGMTLAHRLPLNLVDKLLVMAAYLIFGDLSQHGITRPKMGPMTLKSETGRSAVIDVGTVGLIKKGIIKVQGSISKIKGNIVKFQCSKRMSFDAIVFATGYKSTANMWLKDGESMLNGNGLPIQKYPNHWKGENGLYCAGLARRGLAGIATDAKNIANDIKSVMDSMSS; this is encoded by the exons ATGTCCTCCAAAGTTCATCGAGCAAACACACAAACACTGGACTACCACCGAACTTATCCAACAACTTTGTCAAGTCTTCTCTTTGAAATGGAGGGTGTTACAGTGTTGATTGTTGGTGCTGGGCCAGCAGGCCTCGCAACGGCAGCATGCCTTAGCCAATTCTCAATTCCTTATGCCATCGTCGAGCGCGAGAGCTGTAGCGCGTCACTCTGGCGCAACCGCGCGTATGATCGTGTAAAGTTGCATCTCGCAAAGGAGTTCTGTGAGTTGCCACACATGTCATACCCTGTAGATGCACCAACATACATACCAAAAACCTTGTTTGTGAAGTACTTGGATCACTATGTTGAGCGTTTCAACATTCAACCAAAGTATCTCACCAGCGTGGAGTCATCcacatatgacaatgatgaaaaatGTTGGTCCATTGTGGCAAAGGACATGTCAAAGTGCACCACAGTCAAGTTCATGGCGAAGTTTCTTGTTGTGGCAAGTGGTGAGAATAGTGCAGAGAATATTCCAATGTTCCCTGGACTGGAAAACTTTCCAGGTGATGTTATCCACTCCTCAAGCTACAAGTCAGGCAAGAGCTACTCTGGCAAGAATGTATTGGTCATTGGATCTGGCAACTCCGGGATGGAAATTGCTTATGACCTTGCGACCCATGGTGCCAACACATCGATTGTTATACGAAGCCCG ATTCATGTAATGACAAAGGAATTAATTCGTTTGGGGATGACACTTGCTCACCGTCTTCCATTGAATCTAGTGGATAAACTCCTTGTGATGGCAGCGTATTTAATATTTGGAGACCTGTCACAGCATGGCATCACAAGGCCAAAAATGGGTCCAATGACCCTCAAATCAGAAACAGGCCGATCTGCAGTAATTGATGTTGGGACTGTTGGATTGATCAAAAAAGGCATCATCAAA GTTCAAGGGAGCATTAGTAAGATCAAGGGCAACATAGTAAAATTTCAATGCAGTAAAAGAATGTCATTTGATGCAATTGTGTTTGCAACTGGATACAAAAGCACGGCAAATATGTGGCTCAAG GATGGTGAGAGCATGTTAAATGGCAACGGACTGCCCATCCAAAAATATCCGAATCATTGGAAAGGTGAAAATGGGCTCTACTGTGCTGGGTTGGCGAGGAGAGGATTAGCTGGTATTGCAACAGACGCCAAGAATATCGCTAATGACATCAAATCTGTGATGGACTCTATGTCAAGTTAA